TCAGTCTAAATTTTAACATAATATTCATGACTCTTGATCATCAGGTTATATATATGTCACATCATGCCTCAGCTATGAAGAATATGGCCTGGCTTCATGTAGCTAAGCCGTCTGGCCTGTACAATCAAAGTTCCATTTCAGCAAAACCAAGATCAACCTTGCCATCAAGACCTCACCCTAGTAGAGACTAAGTATGTATAAAATCAAGACAAGAAAGCTCAGAAACAGGAAAAGTTGTCGGTGGTTACAAGTATCAAAACATCTATAAGTGTTGACTTGAGCACAACATACCAAAGGTGAAAATTCATCAAACACCAATCACATTTGGAAAATTCGTTTTAATATCCACCTTTCAACAGTGGATGTAAATTTCAATGATATTAATTTTGGAACCATATTTGTTTATAATGGACAGGGAGAGGTTTCAGATTCAATTCAAGTGGATGTAGATGAAGTATAAAGAACTGGACATATCCCCCAAGAAATACTCAAAACACTAATCAAAACCTATTGATCACGGTGCACATGTCGAAGAGCCTTTCAAAGCAAATGTGAAAAGAGGACTTTAACAAGTCAATCAAATGACATCATTCTTTGGGTTAATATGGGTGTTGTAAGATGCTTGGATATCTGGACATGGATATGCTTAAAACCCATGTCCATATCTATAGCTGGAAGTTTCATCGAACATAATTCAGATACAAATACAAATATGTGACAACACATTCATGCGACCGTATACTGAACACTAATTGGAAATGGAGTTGGATGGTTATTATCTGACATACTTTTGCCATAGAACTTTCTTGATCTTGTAACATGACAACCTTAAAACAAATTCAAGATTGGCAACTGTTCTGGTTGATCCTAGACACACTCGGGCATATGAAATAACAGCTTAATAAGCTTGCATTTGGTTCAAGTATACTTTAGGTAGataatcaaacaatgctgcaaacCACTGCATAAGATGAGAGACAATCAAACAAGCTTACCACGATAATTCCAACCACCTCTACCACGTCCACCACCTCGACCCCAGTTGGAGTTCCATCCACCATTATCTACATGCAAAGAAAATTGTAGAAAATTAACAAGTATTAAAAACAATATTTTCTAAATACAATAAAAAATGTAAACTTAGTTACCCTGATCATGGCTATATCCACATTGATAGTTGCCATATCCACCGTTATTGTCATATCTTCCATAGCCACCATATCCTCCTTGATTGTTGCCATATCCACCCTGGTTATTGTCATATCCACCATAGCCACCATATCTTCTTCCCCAAcccctccctcttcctcttcctcttcctctacctctaCCATGTCCTCGTGCATAAAAATCTTAACCAAGCATTTATAGAAAATCAATCAATACAAccaacattaaaaaaataatagatctaagctGTGTACCTTCATTAAGTTGAGTTTGTGGTTGCTTTGGTTGAATCTGCTGTTGCCATTGAAATTGTTGTGGTTGTTGATATCTTTGCTGATGCTTTGGCTGCTCTAGAGGTACTTGGTACCTACCAATGGAAGCAAAGAAATCCAAAGCAGATATCCTAacaaaacttgccaagtggactaTATTGGAAATGAAGCATGAAAAATGACAAATGGTTTACCCAGGGGAGTTCTTGTTTAGCTCTCTGGCTGACAAAGATATTGAAATCATTGAAACATGACGTGTCGTCTCCAAACTAAACAattaaacttcaaaagtttaaggAAACAAACCTCTTTAAAAAGATTATAAAAGTAGGTAATTATCTATGAACATCAAAGCCAGCAAGAACTTAACGGTACAAGACCCTCTTCAATAGGTTCCCACACATCAGTAATACTGACCGAACTGATTGCAGTATCTTGATATAACCCAGGAATCCTTTTCTGCAATCAAATTACATGGGAGCTGAAGATTAATACAACTTCAAACAAAATTAAGAAAGAaggattttttttctaaaaccaaCCTTTACAATCTCGGCGATTGCCACTGCTTTGCTGATTGCCTGTCCCATTGCCTTTAAGACAATCTCTCCAACATGTTTTTCCTGCTTGAAAAACCATAATGTGTAATCATCAAAGAGAAGAACTCAGGGTTCACATCTTCAGAACTTGCATGTGTATCAAGTCTCACTTAACTATCTACTCTGGGTCACAACAACTTAGTGGACTCACGCTCAACTTAGTGAGCCATGCGTATAAAATGAAAAGAAACTTTTTATAATCAGATTACTTATTCAACTTTGAAGCAacagaaagatgaaattaaaaGAGACACTATGCTTTATGTAAATAGgtaaatatgtttttcatgcagggTCTTATTCTAGCAGCTAATTCTATTTGTGTTTATGAGATCATAATTGCTTCCTCTAGAAAACCTGTCATTTTGccttcttctaatttttcttttaacatgtttaGAACAACTTTGGCATTAGTCCTTGGTTCAAGAGCTTAACATTGAACCAAAAAGGTACAAGTTTCTACTTTTAAGTGGCTTTTAAGATTCAAATTTTAAGGCACAACCTTTCTCAAATATATTTTACAGGATAGAATTAGTATTAGCTTAAGAGGACTAGTACCAGCTCGGTCACTTTTATCAAGACTTTGTTCACAAACTCTTCTTAACTCTTAGTTTAGCTCCAAAACTGATTAATGTCAAAAAAAGGATAAAACTAATGTTTATGTAGATGATTCATGCAAATAGAGAACTACATATGAATGAATGACTTGAAATATGAAACTCTTACAGACTAAGCCCACGAATGAAGCTCAAATTATTGAGCAATCACAATTAAAGCAGAAGCTAGACCCAAAAGTTTAACTTTTTGACCCGTATCAGTCAGCACAGGCAAAACTTCTCATGCCTCCACAAGGTTTTCACCAAAACCAAATGCATTTGATGATATGTACACTCCTAATTATATATGCTTGTCTCAGttgaatctttcttttcttttatgcaaggaaaataaaatatttgcaaAGTGTAGCTCAATCATATCCCATTAATTATC
This Musa acuminata AAA Group cultivar baxijiao chromosome BXJ1-2, Cavendish_Baxijiao_AAA, whole genome shotgun sequence DNA region includes the following protein-coding sequences:
- the LOC135598793 gene encoding uncharacterized protein LOC135598793 isoform X1, which codes for MDRYHKVEKPRQESAINENEIRITSQGIIRNYVSYATSLLLQEKHVGEIVLKAMGQAISKAVAIAEIVKKRIPGLYQDTAISSVSITDVWEPIEEGLVPLETTRHVSMISISLSARELNKNSPGYQVPLEQPKHQQRYQQPQQFQWQQQIQPKQPQTQLNEDFYARGHGRGRGRGRGRGRGWGRRYGGYGGYDNNQGGYGNNQGGYGGYGRYDNNGGYGNYQCGYSHDQDNGGWNSNWGRGGGRGRGGWNYRGGAYGGGRGDGGRAAGRGYGGGRGRMVNRARENQV
- the LOC135598793 gene encoding uncharacterized protein LOC135598793 isoform X2 is translated as MDRYHKVEKPRQESAINENEIRITSQGIIRNYVSYATSLLLEKHVGEIVLKAMGQAISKAVAIAEIVKKRIPGLYQDTAISSVSITDVWEPIEEGLVPLETTRHVSMISISLSARELNKNSPGYQVPLEQPKHQQRYQQPQQFQWQQQIQPKQPQTQLNEDFYARGHGRGRGRGRGRGRGWGRRYGGYGGYDNNQGGYGNNQGGYGGYGRYDNNGGYGNYQCGYSHDQDNGGWNSNWGRGGGRGRGGWNYRGGAYGGGRGDGGRAAGRGYGGGRGRMVNRARENQV
- the LOC135598793 gene encoding uncharacterized protein LOC135598793 isoform X3 yields the protein MDRYHKVEKPRQESAINENEIRITSQGIIRNYVSYATSLLLQEKHVGEIVLKAMGQAISKAVAIAEIVKKRIPGLYQDTAISSVSITDVWEPIEEGLVPLETTRHVSMISISLSARELNKNSPGYQVPLEQPKHQQRYQQPQQFQWQQQIQPKQPQTQLNEDFYARGHGRGRGRGRGRGRGWGRRYGGYGGYDNNQGGYGNNQGGYGGYGRYDNNGGYGNYQYNGGWNSNWGRGGGRGRGGWNYRGGAYGGGRGDGGRAAGRGYGGGRGRMVNRARENQV
- the LOC135598793 gene encoding uncharacterized protein LOC135598793 isoform X4 — its product is MMGVLWLPFSFLDTWSLEGSFGAQDGRGSVWFEQEKHVGEIVLKAMGQAISKAVAIAEIVKKRIPGLYQDTAISSVSITDVWEPIEEGLVPLETTRHVSMISISLSARELNKNSPGYQVPLEQPKHQQRYQQPQQFQWQQQIQPKQPQTQLNEDFYARGHGRGRGRGRGRGRGWGRRYGGYGGYDNNQGGYGNNQGGYGGYGRYDNNGGYGNYQCGYSHDQDNGGWNSNWGRGGGRGRGGWNYRGGAYGGGRGDGGRAAGRGYGGGRGRMVNRARENQV
- the LOC135598793 gene encoding uncharacterized protein LOC135598793 isoform X6, with amino-acid sequence MMGVLWLPFSFLDTWSLEGSFGAQDGRGSVWFEEKHVGEIVLKAMGQAISKAVAIAEIVKKRIPGLYQDTAISSVSITDVWEPIEEGLVPLETTRHVSMISISLSARELNKNSPGYQVPLEQPKHQQRYQQPQQFQWQQQIQPKQPQTQLNEDFYARGHGRGRGRGRGRGRGWGRRYGGYGGYDNNQGGYGNNQGGYGGYGRYDNNGGYGNYQCGYSHDQDNGGWNSNWGRGGGRGRGGWNYRGGAYGGGRGDGGRAAGRGYGGGRGRMVNRARENQV
- the LOC135598793 gene encoding 5'-3' exoribonuclease 2-like isoform X7, which encodes MGQAISKAVAIAEIVKKRIPGLYQDTAISSVSITDVWEPIEEGLVPLETTRHVSMISISLSARELNKNSPGYQVPLEQPKHQQRYQQPQQFQWQQQIQPKQPQTQLNEDFYARGHGRGRGRGRGRGRGWGRRYGGYGGYDNNQGGYGNNQGGYGGYGRYDNNGGYGNYQCGYSHDQDNGGWNSNWGRGGGRGRGGWNYRGGAYGGGRGDGGRAAGRGYGGGRGRMVNRARENQV
- the LOC135598793 gene encoding uncharacterized protein LOC135598793 isoform X5: MDRYHKVEKPRQESAINENEIRITSQGIIRNYVSYATSLLLEKHVGEIVLKAMGQAISKAVAIAEIVKKRIPGLYQDTAISSVSITDVWEPIEEGLVPLETTRHVSMISISLSARELNKNSPGYQVPLEQPKHQQRYQQPQQFQWQQQIQPKQPQTQLNEDFYARGHGRGRGRGRGRGRGWGRRYGGYGGYDNNQGGYGNNQGGYGGYGRYDNNGGYGNYQYNGGWNSNWGRGGGRGRGGWNYRGGAYGGGRGDGGRAAGRGYGGGRGRMVNRARENQV